In Musa acuminata AAA Group cultivar baxijiao chromosome BXJ2-8, Cavendish_Baxijiao_AAA, whole genome shotgun sequence, one genomic interval encodes:
- the LOC135620212 gene encoding transcriptional regulator SUPERMAN-like, whose amino-acid sequence MEEDGHKKVATASSEETSSAEPTGHDDAGTKRPYYECTFCKRGFSNAQALGGHMNIHRKDRARERPSVLERTEDDSDGYRHRDQYANSCSAFYRPPAFEPLKGYTMYFPPASSSSPSTGRDEARMSVDSGSQMTHDTSRFGEDLRLGLTTHGGEGRQEEEEGAELDLELRLGHQP is encoded by the coding sequence ATGGAAGAAGATGGACATAAAAAGGTCGCCACGGCATCGAGCGAAGAGACCAGCTCTGCGGAGCCGACGGGGCACGATGACGCCGGAACCAAGCGGCCGTACTACGAGTGCACCTTCTGCAAGAGGGGTTTCTCCAACGCGCAAGCTTTAGGGGGGCACATGAACATCCACCGGAAAGATCGAGCCAGGGAGCGGCCTTCGGTCTTGGAGAGGACCGAGGACGACTCGGACGGCTACCGACACCGCGACCAGTACGCTAACAGCTGCAGCGCCTTCTACCGCCCTCCGGCCTTCGAGCCATTGAAGGGTTACACCATGTACTTCCCACCTGCGTCGTCATCGTCGCCATCAACCGGAAGGGACGAGGCGAGGATGAGTGTGGACAGCGGCTCGCAGATGACACACGACACGAGCCGCTTCGGTGAAGACCTACGCTTGGGCTTGACCACTCATGGTGGAGAAGGcaggcaggaggaggaggagggagctgAACTGGATCTGGAGCTGAGGCTCGGCCATCAACCATAA
- the LOC135618357 gene encoding LOB domain-containing protein 14-like, with the protein MAGLGSPCGACKFLRRKCVSGCVFAPYFHHQHGAAHFAAIHKVFGASNVAKLLMHLPMADRPEAAVTISYEAQARLQNPIYGCVAHIFALQQQVVNLQAQVASLEAQAARRRGNGIPAGSIGLLEDMLCNTGPPHRQDLQGFIDQAGDRKTPPQFASTLSMDVNCYPNSVWSLEESTPPTNFDMADEDFSFEAFSLTSCFDMEDEFWRSACHGNGDLQPAASAGAGRSWGRGIH; encoded by the exons ATGGCAGGACTTGGCTCTCCCTGCGGAGCTTGCAAGTTCTTGAGGAGGAAGTGCGTCAGCGGCTGCGTCTTCGCACCGTACTTCCACCACCAGCACGGCGCAGCCCACTTCGCGGCCATCCACAAAGTCTTCGGTGCCAGCAACGTCGCCAAGCTGCTCATGCACCTGCCCATGGCGGATCGCCCAGAGGCCGCCGTCACCATATCCTACGAAGCACAAGCGAGACTCCAAAACCCTATCTACGGCTGCGTCGCCCATATCTTCGCCCTCCAGCAGCAA GTGGTGAATCTGCAAGCACAAGTAGCCTCGCTCGAGGCACAAGCCGCGCGAAGACGTGGGAACGGCATTCCCGCCGGTTCCATCGGTCTACTAGAAGACATGCTCTGCAACACAGGGCCACCCCATCGACAAGATCTGCAGGGCTTCATTGATCAGGCTGGGGATAGGAAGACGCCACCTCAGTTTGCTTCGACTCTCTCGATGGATGTGAATTGCTACCCCAACTCTGTTTGGTCCTTGGAGGAGAGCACGCCTCCGACCAACTTCGACATGGCCGATGAGGATTTCTCCTTCGAGGCTTTCTCTCTGACGTCCTGTTTTGACATGGAGGACGAGTTTTGGAGGTCAGCATGCCATGGCAATGGAGACCTGCAACCAGCAGCCTCTGCTGGTGCTGGGCGTTCATGGGGTCGTGGGATTCATTGA
- the LOC135619130 gene encoding uncharacterized protein LOC135619130, with product MVAEPWINKMRTSVAAAKRKKKNDGSNPSPSAVTVGILSFEVASAMSRAISLYRSLSESEMAKFRSQTLASHGVRHLVSTDEPLLLSLALAEMLDDLNGVAAVASRMGRRCSHPALVGFEHVYSDLLAGRIDPSRLGFLSKDMDGTIRKMERFVSATAALYAELEVLTELEHAAKKLHQNPVHDESRRAFDQKIEWHRQDIKHLRESSLWNQVYDKVVLLLARAVCTIHSRICLVFGETISSLDCLVADQRCQLSEQIINSVHHPIHSGSLRSGSIDGKSDQIPKVASDAFTDVNFRRAEGLRFHCGASPGRLFMECLSLGSSALLKEGTDEFKNESRISRPASGPLVPVSGQVTQHMSGKRSKLGPISKLTMLASPSTVGGSALALHYANIIIIIEKLLKHPHLVGEDARDDLYQMLPSSLRAGLRKSLKSYVKNLAIYDAPLAHDWKEALDKILSWLSPMAYEMIRWQTERNFEQQQIISRANLLLLQTLYFADREKTEVAICELLVGLNYICRYEQQRNALLDCTSSLDFDDCMDWHMQYIS from the coding sequence ATGGTGGCGGAGCCCTGGATTAACAAGATGCGGACTTCCGTCGCCGCCgccaagagaaagaagaagaatgacGGCTCAAATCCGTCGCCTTCCGCCGTCACCGTTGGGATACTCTCCTTCGAGGTCGCCAGCGCCATGTCGCGCGCCATCAGCCTATACCGCTCCCTTTCCGAATCTGAGATGGCCAAGTTCCGTTCCCAGACCCTCGCCTCCCACGGCGTCCGCCACCTCGTCTCCACCGACGAACCCTTGCTTCTGTCCCTCGCCCTCGCCGAGATGCTGGACGACCTCAACGGCGTTGCTGCCGTTGCCTCTCGCATGGGCCGCCGGTGCTCCCACCCGGCCCTCGTCGGCTTCGAGCACGTCTACTCCGACCTCCTTGCCGGCCGAATCGACCCTTCCCGACTCGGCTTCCTCTCCAAGGACATGGATGGCACTATCCGGAAGATGGAGCGCTTTGTCTCCGCCACCGCAGCGCTCTATGCCGAGTTGGAGGTCCTCACGGAGCTAGAGCATGCTGCCAAGAAGCTCCACCAAAACCCAGTCCACGATGAGAGCCGACGGGCCTTTGACCAGAAGATCGAGTGGCACCGCCAAGACATCAAGCACCTACGCGAATCTTCCCTTTGGAACCAGGTTTACGACAAGGTCGTCCTCCTCCTTGCCCGAGCTGTCTGCACCATTCATTCCCGGATATGCCTGGTGTTTGGGGAGACAATTAGCAGCTTGGATTGCCTAGTTGCTGATCAACGTTGCCAGCTTTCGGAGCAAATCATTAATTCAGTTCATCACCCAATTCATTCAGGGTCCCTAAGATCAGGTTCTATAGATGGGAAGTCCGATCAGATTCCTAAGGTAGCTTCTGATGCTTTTACTGATGTGAATTTCCGGAGGGCGGAGGGCCTCCGATTCCATTGTGGGGCAAGTCCCGGTAGGCTTTTCATGGAGTGCCTCAGCTTAGGCAGCTCTGCTTTATTAAAAGAGGGCACTGACGAATTCAAGAATGAGAGCCGCATCAGTCGTCCTGCATCTGGTCCTTTAGTTCCAGTTAGTGGTCAAGTAACACAGCACATGAGTGGCAAGAGATCAAAACTTGGACCAATTAGTAAGCTTACGATGCTCGCCTCACCCTCCACGGTGGGTGGTTCAGCTCTTGCATTGCATTATGCCAatatcataatcatcatagagAAGTTGCTGAAGCATCCGCATCTGGTCGGGGAGGATGCAAGAGATGACCTATACCAGATGTTGCCCTCAAGCTTAAGGGCAGGTCTCAGAAAGAGTCTCAAGTCATATGTGAAGAATCTAGCTATTTATGATGCTCCACTTGCACATGATTGGAAGGAAGCGCTTGATAAGATTTTGAGCTGGCTTTCACCAATGGCTTATGAGATGATCCGTTGGCAGACCGAACGGAACTTCGAGCAACAGCAAATTATATCGAGGGCAAATCTTCTGCTGCTTCAAACTTTATATTTTGCTGACAGGGAGAAGACAGAGGTAGCTATTTGTGAGCTTCTGGTAGGGTTGAATTACATTTGCCGGTATGAACAGCAGCGAAATGCTTTGTTGGATTGTACTAGTAGTTTGGACTTTGATGATTGTATGGATTGGCATATGCAATACATATCTTAG
- the LOC103994521 gene encoding ethylene receptor 2: MLRALFHGLLISSILLSASATGIGYSRCNCDGDTFWNVENIFRCQKASDFLIAAAYFSIPLELLYFATCSDLFPFKWIVFQFGAFIVLCGLTHLLNVFTYEQHSFLLMLSLTVSKFFTALVSFATAITLLTLIPQLLRVKVRENFLRLKARELNREVGMMKMQEEASWHVRMLTQEIRKSLDRHTILYTTMVELSKTLGLQNCVVWMPDENKKEMQLTHQLRQRSSSDLYSGSISIDDPDILEIKETKGVKILGTGSVLGSASSGGMLESGAVAATRMPMLKVSNFKGGTPEDVQASYALLVLVLPRDASRVWSHQELEIVEVVADQVAVALSHAAVLEESQLMREKLVRQNRDLLQARQNTVRASEARNKFQVAMSQGMRRPIHSILGLLSMMQQDKLSPEQRLIIDTITKSSSVVSTLVNDVMEISTVNSERVSLVMRPFHLHSMIKEAITAARCLCDFRRFGFSFQVENEVPDQVVGDEKRIFHVILHMVGTVLNGCDEGSLMFRVMGYQGVSDKEDQAWVPWKSNFSDGYACVKFEVRLKGSETDKVSSSTVQSSRVPDSQGLEMGLTFRMFKRLVQMMQGNIWEAKTLQGQSESITLALQFQLQRLMAMPEARGSFELHSTSATPNFKGLRVLLAESDGINRAVTRKLLEKLGCHVSSVASGIQCLNSYGAPVTPFQLIMLDLHMPQTDAFEVATRIRKFRSRSWPLIVGLTASADGDIWEKCLQSGMNGLIRKPVTLQSMGDELYRVLQNS, from the exons ATGTTAAGAGCATTGTTCCATGGGCTTCTAATCTCTTCCATTCTATTGTCTGCATCTGCAACTGGGATCGGTTACTCACGATGCAACTGCGATGGGGACACCTTTTGGAATGTTGAGAACATTTTCCGGTGCCAGAAGGCGAGCGATTTCTTGATTGCTGCTGCCTACTTCTCCATCCCCCTCGAGCTCTTGTACTTTGCCACATGCTCCGACCTCTTCCCCTTCAAATGGATCGTCTTCCAGTTCGGCGCCTTTATAGTCCTGTGTGGACTGACACACTTGCTAAATGTGTTCACTTACGAGCAACATTCGTTTCTCCTGATGCTGAGCTTGACCGTTTCCAAATTCTTCACTGCCCTCGTGTCTTTTGCCACAGCAATAACCCTCTTGACCTTGATCCCTCAGCTCTTGCGAGTGAAGGTGAGGGAGAATTTCTTGAGACTAAAAGCTCGGGAACTGAACAGGGAGGTCGGCATGATGAAGATGCAGGAAGAGGCCAGTTGGCATGTAAGAATGCTGACTCAAGAAATCCGCAAGTCACTTGACAGGCATACTATCTTATACACCACTATGGTCGAACTGTCAAAAACATTGGGCCTGCAAAACTGTGTAGTGTGGATGCCTGATGAGAATAAGAAGGAGATGCAACTAACTCATCAGCTAAGGCAGAGGAGCTCCTCGGATTTGTACAGCGGTTCTATTTCTATTGACGACCCTGATATATTAGAAATCAAAGAAACCAAGGGTGTGAAGATACTTGGTACTGGCTCCGTGCTCGGGTCTGCAAGTAGTGGAGGTATGCTTGAGTCAGGAGCTGTGGCCGCAACACGGATGCCGATGCTAAAGGTTTCCAATTTCAAAGGTGGAACACCagaagatgtgcaagcaagctatgcgTTACTGGTTCTAGTCCTCCCTAGGGATGCTTCAAGGGTTTGGAGCCATCAGGAACTAGAGATTGTGGAGGTTGTTGCAGATCAGGTCGCTGTTGCCCTCTCCCATGCTGCAGTTTTAGAGGAATCACAATTGATGAGGGAGAAGTTGGTGCGACAGAATCGAGATCTGCTTCAGGCGAGACAGAACACTGTGAGGGCAAGTGAAGCAAGGAACAAGTTCCAAGTTGCCATGAGTCAGGGAATGAGAAGACCCATTCATTCCATCTTGGGTTTGTTGTCGATGATGCAACAAGACAAATTAAGTCCCGAACAAAGGCTCATCATAGATACTATCACAAAAAGCAGCAGTGTGGTTTCGACATTGGTCAATGATGTGATGGAAATTTCTACTGTAAACAGTGAGCGAGTGTCCTTGGTAATGAGACCTTTTCACTTGCATTCTATGATCAAGGAAGCCATTACTGCTGCAAGATGTCTTTGCGATTTTAGACGATTTGGTTTCAGTTTCCAGGTAGAAAATGAAGTGCCTGATCAGGTTGTTGGTGATGAGAAGCGAATTTTTCATGTGATACTGCATATGGTTGGTACTGTTTTAAATGGGTGTGATGAAGGTTCTCTGATGTTCCGGGTTATGGGCTATCAAGGGGTCAGTGACAAAGAAGATCAGGCATGGGTCCCATGGAAATCAAACTTTTCTGATGGGTATGCTTGTGTGAAGTTTGAGGTCAGGTTAAAAGGATCAGAAACCGATAAAGTGAGTTCATCGACAGTTCAGTCTTCTCGGGTACCAGATTCTCAAGGTTTGGAGATGGGCCTTACCTTTCGAATGTTCAAGAGGCTTGTGCAG ATGATGCAGGGAAATATCTGGGAAGCTAAAACCCTGCAAGGCCAGTCAGAAAGTATAACACTTGCTCTTCAATTCCAATTACAACGGTTGATGGCAATGCCTGAGGCCAGAGGATCTTTTGAGCTGCATTCTACATCTGCCACCCCCAACTTCAAAGGCCTCAGAGTTCTGCTAGCTGAGAGTGATGGCATCAACAGGGCCGTTACTCGCAAGCTCCTCGAGAAACTGGGTTGCCATGTCTCATCTGTTGCCTCTGGAATTCAGTGCCTGAACTCATATGGTGCCCCAGTTACACCATTCCAACTCATAATGTTGGACCTTCACATGCCCCAAACGGATGCGTTTGAGGTGGCGACGAGGATTAGGAAGTTTAGAAGCAGGTCTTGGCCTTTGATTGTAGGTTTAACAGCAAGTGCTGACGGCGATATATGGGAGAAGTGCTTGCAGTCCGGGATGAATGGTTTAATTAGAAAACCTGTAACATTACAGTCAATGGGAGATGAGCTTTATAGGGTCCTTCAGAACTCATAA